The genomic stretch CGTAGGTTAAAAACAGGCTAGGAGTCAATGACTTGGCAGTAGATAGAGACATGATTTGTCGAAATTTGCTATAAATCTGAAATTGATTGGAATAGTGACTTTTTGtaaatattgtcttataatagcccAAGAGGCTATTAAGTATGTCATAaataatgtttgagttgtgaagatTCTAAATTGTATCTTTGGCATTGCACGGAGCATTTTGCCACATTTGATTGATATATCAATTAAGagataatttgttaaaaaaacaaataaataaaataaaataaagactcacattgaaaaaaataaataaataacaagcaTGGTTAAACAATTGCCTTCAATCCTCACAAAAATACGTACTTCTTCTTGAGACACTTCAAATACTTTAGTAACTACTTAATAATTAAGGTGATGACACATTAAGAGAGGCCAGAAGCACGATAGATCGAACTTCATTGACCAatcacaaataacaaaaaagaaaccaaattatatatatataataatgatgATCACGTGAAGAAAGAATCAGCTAGCTAGTATAACGTATAtgtatgatttttttggaaaatgaatgGATATGTTTCCAACTATTTtggaaaatgacaagaaaaaaaaaaaaatgatcgaAAGAGCAGTGATGTTCTGTGGCATGCACACAgcctcattatatatatatactttttttttcttctttttttgaagtttaACAAGATTTAATGACGACATCACTCAACAATTCTTTTTgagtttcattaaaaaaataaaatcccaaaaaGTGATCCCCCACCATCTCCGCGGCCTTATTATAAAATTCTTCTCACTCATTTCCAACACTGGATCactttgctctctctctctctctgcgtgtgtttgtgtttgtgcgTGTGTGACTGTGTTGTTAAGCAAAAGGAGATCCCACCATCAAACCCTCTCCATATCTCTCCATATATTCCTCTCAGTCGACactcaacaaaagaaacaaagatgGTTGCGGCAGAGAAGCCCGAAAAGTACCCGACAGTGCAAGAGGTACAAAATCTTTTCATTCCTACAAAACGTTTtcttcaattaaatatatttacttCTCACCGAATATCCCTCTTCACTCTAGcttctcacaatttttttttaatttttttgtttatcttcaGGTACTGGAGGAGCTAAAGAGAATGACCGACATAGGCTTCCCCGTAGCCGCCACGAGCATTCTGGGATACCTCAAAAACATGGTCTTGGTCGTGTGCATGGGGAGGCTGGGAAGCCTAGAGCTCGCCGGCGGTGCTTTAGCCATTGGGTTCACTAACATCACCGGCTACTCCGTCTTGTCCGGGCTAGCCATGGGCATGGAGCCGCTCTGCAGCCAAGCCTTTGGCTCACGAAACTTCTCCATGCTTTCTCTCACTCTACAAAGAACAATTATCATGCTACTTCTCGCCTCATTCTCCATCGCCCTTCTATGGATTAACCTCGAACCCCTCATGCTTTCCCTCCACCAAAACCCAGATATTACACGTGTCGCCAGCCTGTACTGCCGTTTTGCCATCCCGGATCTCTTCGCCAACAGCCTCCTTCACCCTCTTCGCATCTATCTGCGTAGTAAAGGCACCACGTGGCCGCTGATGTGGTCGAATTTGTTAGCAATTATTCTACACATCCCCATCACCATCTTCTTAGCCTTCAATCTCCGTCTTGGGGTCCAAGGAATAGCAATTTCCACTTTCATAACCAACTTCAACACCCTCTTCTTCCTAGCCGGTTACATTTTGTACACCGCCCGCGCCGCCACCACGGAGGACGATCAAGAGACTCTTTACATGCCGCTCTCGTCTTCCCCGGGCAGTGAGGAATGGGCGAAGCTGCTCGGCCTCGCCATCCCGAGCTGCCTTGGCGTCTGCCTAGAGTGGTGGTGGTACGAGTTCATGACCATCCTAGCCGGCTACCTCCACAACCCTCGCGTGGCGCTTGCCGCGTCAGCCATAGTAATACAGACGACCTCCCTCATGTACACATTGCCCACAGCGCTGAGCGCGTCGGTGTCGACACGGGTGGGGAACGAGCTAGGGGCACGCCGGCCAGAAAGGGCGCGTTTGGCGACAATGGTGGCAATAGGGTTGGCGCTGGTGAGCTCGGTGGTGGGGTTGGTGTGGACGACGGTGGGGAGAGAGCCGTGGGGAAAAGTGTTCACCAAGGATGGGGAGGTTCTGGAGCTGACGATGAGGGTGCTGCCGATAATTGGAGCATGCGAGTTAGCAAATTGCCCGCAAACGACAAGTTGTGGGATTCTGAGAGGAAGCGCTAGGCCAGGGGTAGGGGCGGGGATAAACTTTTACGCGTTTTATTTGGTGGGTGCACCGGTGGCCGTGGTTTTAGGCTTTGTATGGAAGCTAGGGTTTGTGGGTCTGTGTTATGGGCTTTTAGCAGCTCAGATTGCATGTGCGGTCTCCATCTTAGCAGTGGTGTACAAGACAGATTGGGAAAGAGAATCTCTAAAAGCCAAAGACTTGGTGGGAAAGAATCAGGCATTTTCGCAGCTACCGAACCAAACGCCACTCAAATGTTGTGAAGTAGAtttggaaaagtgaaaaattatacttatgATTTTGACACTACGACAAAATTCAAATTACACTTTTGTTTCATCAAGTAACATTATCAGTACTAGTACGTGTTTTCttgtctcttttttctttctctaattaatctttttgtctttacCATGcaatctccatatatatatatatatatattgctcgatccaattctctctctctctctctctctctctctctctcttttttttttttttttgttgttgtaattGTAATATTGCATTAACATCATTAATTTCTTCCAATTCCATAGCAATGGGTGAATCAACTTAATAATTGTATTCATGTGTAGAGATTGATATAACGTGGTTAATTTAATTACTAGCATAGTAATTATTTTCATAAGATATTGTGTTGTTgcaagattatgattttatgCATGCACATGTACGCATGTGGATatgtatgggcacacatgtgaGTAGGCAGAGATGGTACTTTGATGACAGTGGCATTAACCGAACGtataatattattcatgtaTATATGGATAATCCaaattcattttatatatatattctatccCTCAAATGAATCGGTAAAAGATGTCATTTTACATATGATAATTAACGATCCAATATTAttgccctatatatatatatatatatatatatatatattcgaaaaaaagtttcaaagttttgtgatatattaataaatttgaatgGTGGTACTTTAATTAGCTTATATATGTTCCCTAAACTCTCTATCAATCAAGCAGATCCCCATTCTgagttctttttttaaaaaaaaaaagatttaaagtTTTTGAAAGGTATGTTACCTTTtctgatatttttgtctttttcaagTAGTACTCTTTTAATAAACCAATTAATTTGTAGAAGAAAAGGGGCGACTATACTTTAATTTTGATAATCCAATAGGAAAATCTAGttcataaaatatgaaaatggtGTAAGGTCACCCCACGTATAGACAAACTGCACTTAAAAAAGGTTACAGAATTCAATTAATTGTACCGGCCTCCAACCAAATGGACTTCTGTCGCATTATGAAAGTGAAAGCCACACAGAAACTCATGTcaatgaaaaatgctatatactacaccGTTATTTCACCTATCAATCATTGAaattacctttttaattttaacaaagATTGGTGGACACTATCACATTAACCCAAATACTGCATTAATATTAACCCAGTGAGATAAAAATACGATAGAGATGTGGCCATTGAATCAGGTAAATATCAATTTCATAAAACCAGGGGCCAGTTGTAGAAGTTGGACCACAGAGATTCTCAAGTGAACACACAGATTCAGAGGTTATGATGTAGATTGCTGGGGTAGGTTAAGACCTGAAACTTGAgatttatgatgttttttttttttttttttgttaagtgaGATTTATGATTAAGCATGTGATCAGGCTATAATTTATAACTTATGCATGGAAAAGTtggttttcgatttttttttttaatgatttccTATAGGCTGAAATCAAGAATAAGGAATCGGTGCAATATTTTGGAGTCCACTTCAGGGTTTCGATATATATATGCTAACATGCAATAGGGTTTAATGGTGTGAAGAGATGAGCAAATTAAATATTTGCCTTTCTAAGTTTTTTAAAAGGTATGATCAGTGCAACTATTATATGGTTCatagattaaattttacaagTTAAACATGTGTGTTGCTACATAATTATAAATATGTTGTCTAATACAAACCTTAAGTAGAATTCAGTACCCTTGAAAATTAGCTTGTAAGGAGAAAGTAATTACCAAGAACTTATATACCAGTGGTTAAGATTGTATGTAATATCTTAATTTGTAGCAGACATTCACAGCATCCCACTCTATTCCATAGTTGGCCCCTTCCATGACTTGAACCCTTGAGATTCGTGATGCTTGACACTAATaccaaaaaatacaaacttcTGATAAAAATTCATTATTAAAAACCAGCTTGCAATGAAGAGGTGGTACCCAATTAGAACTAATTACATACACATGATTAAGTCTAGATTATACTTAATTAACTCTCACTGCCAcatcatttaatatttttaaataacataacattATACATACAGTCAAATTCAACgaaacaaaattttgaccatGAAATTGTTCcgaaaaatcctatttcacataACAAAACGGTTATTGTttaatacaaggaaaataatatacaataaCAAGTGTTGCCCAATAGCTATAATAAGGAAATTAACACTTACTACGTCAActagtaaataataaaattgaaatgtacagctaaatgacaaaaaaagaaagaaagaaagaaaagttactTTAGCAAGTAGAATCTAGAATAGGTAGGATCCATGCATTAATGGAGTTTGCATCGGCTTCACAATATTCCATGGATGGTGAAAATCACTGGAAGCATGTGGCATCCACTTGCCTAACTCCTTTTTTGTGGATTATTCCCCTCTTAACCTGCCCTATAAGAGGAGCCCTTTGGCCCATATTCGAGCTTCACTTATTGATCATCGATTCCCCcattttaataaacaaatagaaTCCTTTGACCTAAACGAACATCATTCGCATTTGCCCTTGTTAGCGTGCTTAAAGCCTATGCGAATTATATTTCACTTGCATGTATGACCAACCATGCATCAATTTAACTAATATTCCACAAAACTCTCACAATTAATTAGAATTGGGCATACAATTTTTATATGTAAGGTaactgtatatatattattattaattaggaGCTTAGTGCTAAGTAAAGGCCACCGGCCGAATGAGCGGACTTATGCTTTAGAGTTAAGAGTAGTGATTTAGATTCAAAGTACACCAATTAACACCTCACAACATGCTACTAATAAATTACCACCCAAAACTCCTCTTGCATGCCCCAAAGCTACTCGATTTTCGGTCCAACAAGTTTgcaataatttaataatttaattagtggCCATATACACACGTTTCCCCGTGAAATTTCTTCAACTTAATCTCTAAAATACACGTACACGTGAAATTTTTAAagatcgaagaaaaaaaaaaaaaaaaacataattttatcAAAGTAATGTTAgttatcatctttttatcctcctaaaattctTATacagttgatgtggctttcagaatcaccattggatcaaaattcaattataattcatctaaaatttaatgttgattttaaaaatcacatcagctttaggagaaattcaggaagataaaaagataatactTAACATTACTCATTCTACCAACCCAAGTTTTGAAGTGCCACCCCATCCCATAtattgctcaaaaaaaaaaccaatgttGCAATCGGCCATGGGATATAGATCGATCGAGCATAGGGACAAGCTCCTTAGTGGCCTTAGTTTTAAGCCCATTTATTCAACGTTGGTCTAAAAAAGTGTGTGGAGGTGGGCTTATATAGGCAGGACCAACCGGCATGCCCAAGTTCAGCCAAGCATTACTCCTTTTTCTTTAGGCCTAATAGCCAAGCTTTTAGGCCGGCCTatatctatatatgtatataggtATGATTTAGTTTTAAAGGAGGGATTCCCTGATAATCTGACTGCCCTGTGAAATCCTCACGGGTGACCCTCATAATTTAGTTGGCTGAATCACTAAATGACGGTAGTTTaatcattcttaaaaaaaaaaaaattatatataaaagttttttttttcttataattattataattattattattgttattaatttagtttgTTTGGTGTTTACAAGATTGTTGACTTGCGAAAATAACAAGATGGCCGGGGTTAGGCGGTGCAAGGTGGAAGTTGTTGCCAAACACTCTCCTTAGCCGATGCCACCTCACTTCCCATCCACCATCGTTCTCAATGCTGGCCCATGCCTATCATTCTAATCGTCCACGTGTCCCAGAAAGCCTTCTCTTCCAAAATTTTGCAGCCTGAACTATGCCAATTAATTCTCCTTTGGGACCAATCGATTTGTGAGGAGTTGGGACAAAAAAGTGGGCCCCATCAAAGTTTTCGTAGATAAAGATCTCATCACACGTGTTGACAGTACTATTACTTTTATAGATGAGGTTGTTGAAAATTCCTCAAATTCAATTAGAAGGAAAACCCTTTTCTTGATTATTTCGAGGCTGTAATCCGGTTGGTATATATcgggcataattttttttttattaaaaaaaaaaattgaagtagtAATCTCCACTTTATGAAGCGTAGCAAATTGAGATACTCTTTGAAAACTCTTAATCTGAGTTACTCAGGATTTTTGTTCAGATTTAATCCAATGActtatttaatttgtgagaaaataacagtttaccccttcaaagttgatagcgtttttcaatttgaacatcaaagttttaatttttgcaatccactaccccaaaattctaaatttttgcaatttgaccaattatatccaaaacttctcatattgcccctaattttttatttttcattttttataaaaaaaaaaaaaaaaaatcaaaaaaaaaaaatctgggtggctttggccatctggccctTTATGCACctccaaatttggtttttttttttttttataaaaataaaaataaaaataaaaattatgggtaatatgggaattttgaaataatattggttgaattgaaaaaaattgaaactttgtgagggtacgtggattgcaaaaattaaaactttgatgtttgaattaaaaaatactgCCAACTTTAaggggataaactgtaatttttccttaatttgatGTGTGTAATATTCAAGGACTCCAGTAGTTcgtggttttttgtttttttgtttattattattttgaatgacTAGACATTGATCTTGGACTGCTAATATCCCGTGGTAAAGTAACATGATGACTTATTTGAAATAtaggaaaattttgaagattaaatctaaattagataaaaatatagggattaaatataatttttcccttagaaatattttaataagaggATCACTTTCATGAGTAATTGTAATTGGTACGcttacaataatttaaaattgtgaAATTACACTTCaccttttcttaaaaaagaaagaagaaaaagaaaagataaaaccCTGGTTTAGTTCAAAAGTCAATGTCATTGACAAATAATTTGATTATCATCATGAAAGAGGAATAATTTCGCTCTATCGAGGGGAAGGTCAAGGAAAGGGAACAAAGAACTGTTAATGCtcataaagaaagagaaagaagcgGCTCATTTGGCTAAATTGTGAGAGCGAAAACGTGCACTCGTATCCATCTTGTCAGCCGTctaattctaattaaaaataagaaagcaaAACAAGCACATCAAAATAATAGAGGAATTCCTCTAATTAGAAGTAAGGTCATGATGCTGGTCAACCATAATAACATTCCATGATAAGATTTTCTGTAATGACCCGATGAAAagattaattaactggtaattaacttcATGGTTCGTTTTTAACCTTATTTCTCACGGGACAGAACTCGAGGATCATAACCTCCTCTAAGAGAATTCAGGTTTTCGTATCTTAGGTTCGTGATAATTAGACTTAGAACTAATAGAAGATTCTCCACAAATTTGTAAAGCCCGGGACTTTTGGAGGAATACTCAGAGAGCTTATATGACTCAAGtaagttttaactcacataatgctcggcATTTATTTTTTCGCATTGCACAACTATTGTTATGTAGGGCTAGCAAAACAGGTACCTGACACGACCTGATTACGATCCGCGAGAACTCATTACACGATTAACCTATATACGAacacaacccgtttagctaaatgaGTTAgcacgattataacacgaaaaatagtcaggtaacccgacacgacccgtttaacccgtttaaaataactgggtcatatcgggtagacacgatcCGACACGACCCGTGTTCTTAGaaggtaacccgacacgacgtGTTTGAAATATTGCAACCAAAACACATATCCACCACAAAATTCAGCTCTAAATACACACAttcaaatcacaaaaaacacaaaaatttccAATCTGTATATCTAACCCTAAATATCTAAGGCCAAAGCCCAAAAAGAACTCCAAGAAACACATCTGACCCCGATCTACTGATCTACATGTACATATCTtacaaaaaaacccaataaaatcaacaaCACAAAGACCCAGTTGGAACTTGGATCCAAACCCAATCATATCAGAGAAGTAAGCAAAACCCAGAATCCAAAGAGAGAGGTTAATCAGAACGGAGGTGACAGAGAGATCGCCGGTGAGGACTAAGGAGGCCAAGAGTGAATCCACGATAGAGAGTGCAAAGAGAGAGAGGCGCGGCTGTTCAATCTTCGATCCAAGAAAGAGAGTCTGCCGGTGAGGACTGAGGAGGCCAAGCCAGGCATGATACCGTGATAGTGTGAAGAAagtttcagagagagagagagatgcacaGCTTCAAGGAGTTGGGTGTCGAGGGGGCTGTGTCGACAATCGGCTGAATCAATGGCTGATGCGTTAGGGTTAGTTTAgtttaggggttttttttttttttttttttttaaacggacacgccgggtcgacccgccagacacgaacaGTAACTAGGTCTTAATTGGGTGACCcaattaagacccgaacccgataaggccAAACCCAATCCTGttttttttcgtgtcgtgtcaaaattgccgaccttatttttgtgtaccaaaatatgcatatttacaaTTCTCACAGTATATTCCttgctgcacatgaactctacatttttgtgaaaaatgtgCTAAcaaagataatgacattgagacttataaaaacatgcatatatgttaaaaaaacagacaagattaattgcatcatatgacatggtacaccagtacgtaCGGGATAacagccatgggcttactatacatgttaactttatggttaAATGTGTCACTACATTATCCAAGCCACCATTACATATAGATTAGGCAGGCAAAAAGAGCTGTGGTAGCTTCAC from Corylus avellana chromosome ca1, CavTom2PMs-1.0 encodes the following:
- the LOC132167877 gene encoding protein DETOXIFICATION 55; amino-acid sequence: MVAAEKPEKYPTVQEVLEELKRMTDIGFPVAATSILGYLKNMVLVVCMGRLGSLELAGGALAIGFTNITGYSVLSGLAMGMEPLCSQAFGSRNFSMLSLTLQRTIIMLLLASFSIALLWINLEPLMLSLHQNPDITRVASLYCRFAIPDLFANSLLHPLRIYLRSKGTTWPLMWSNLLAIILHIPITIFLAFNLRLGVQGIAISTFITNFNTLFFLAGYILYTARAATTEDDQETLYMPLSSSPGSEEWAKLLGLAIPSCLGVCLEWWWYEFMTILAGYLHNPRVALAASAIVIQTTSLMYTLPTALSASVSTRVGNELGARRPERARLATMVAIGLALVSSVVGLVWTTVGREPWGKVFTKDGEVLELTMRVLPIIGACELANCPQTTSCGILRGSARPGVGAGINFYAFYLVGAPVAVVLGFVWKLGFVGLCYGLLAAQIACAVSILAVVYKTDWERESLKAKDLVGKNQAFSQLPNQTPLKCCEVDLEK